The Rhizobium leguminosarum DNA segment CGTTGCAGATTGGATCAGACGTTGTGATGCGGGTTCCGAACGATGTGCCTGTTGAACGGGTCGCTGCTCTGGTTCGCGCTATCCGAGGAGCGTCATGATCGTCGCCGGCCAACGATTGCCGATCCTGATCGCGACGCGGCCGGTTGACTTCCGCTGTGGGCATCAGGCCTTGGCTCTGATGGTGCAGACCGAATTGAAGCTGGACCCGCATTCCGGGGTGACGGTGATCTTCCGGTCCAAGCGCGGGGACCGCCTGAAAATCCTGGTGTGGGATGGCAGCGGAATGGTCCTGATTTATAAAATTCTTGAACATGGAAGCTTTGCCTGGCCCAAGGTTCAGGATGGGACGATGCGTCTTTCCAGGGGTCAATATGAGGCTTTGTTCGAAGGTCTTGATTGGCGACGAGTGATGGCACGACGGGTGGCCGCGCCGTCGGCGGCAGGATGAATATCTGACCTTACTTACATTGTTTTATTTGGCTTTTTTGTGCTGCCTTGCTATAAGGGCGCATGTCGTCGCGCCTTGATCTCAGCCTGTTTCCGGACCTTCCGCCAGAGGTTGTCAAAGCCTTTGCGGCGATGCAGTTCGAGTTGTCGGTCGAGCGCGCTGCACGTCAGCATGAGCAGGCGGTCGTTGCCGAAAAGGACGCGTTCATCGCCGAGCTGAAGGAACTGATCGAGAAGCTTGAGGGGCAGGTTCACGACTATCGGCGCACGAAGTTCGGT contains these protein-coding regions:
- the tnpB gene encoding IS66 family insertion sequence element accessory protein TnpB (TnpB, as the term is used for proteins encoded by IS66 family insertion elements, is considered an accessory protein, since TnpC, encoded by a neighboring gene, is a DDE family transposase.), whose translation is MIVAGQRLPILIATRPVDFRCGHQALALMVQTELKLDPHSGVTVIFRSKRGDRLKILVWDGSGMVLIYKILEHGSFAWPKVQDGTMRLSRGQYEALFEGLDWRRVMARRVAAPSAAG